The following nucleotide sequence is from Pungitius pungitius chromosome 6, fPunPun2.1, whole genome shotgun sequence.
GAATCGCACAGAGCTGGactgtaaacccccccccccctctcttcccccccacacccccccccccttctctcggCACAGCGCTCCGGCTCCGGCCACCAGAGAAGATGCTTCATCACAACTCTTCATGAGATTACTGCAACGCCGGGTGGAGTTTGCAAGCCCCGCAGCTGATGGGCTGCTGCTACAGCCGCTGCTCTTTCCGTCTTTATCTGTCTCTCAATTGGGACGCTGGGGAGAAATAAATAGCTCAACCCACCCTGTTGGGAGGCAAATGAATGGAGCTGAGTGACGGGGGATTTCCCCATGCTGCCTGCACACCGATCCGGACACAAGTTTTGAAGTGGCCAGATTGCATTTGGAAgaataatttttctttttactttttaaatgaatttttgCTTACTAGCTTGCAGACTGAGCTCTTTGTggattttactgtaaatatgtaAGTCTATGTTTCTCTTTTactttaataaactgtttgcaCAAGTAATGTTGCTCTGGGCAGCTGACGTACTCGGGAACGGAGCAACATTTTTCAGCTGCACCGCATCTCGAATAGTGGACAGTTCATGAGAACAAAGTTCCACTTTTCTCGTTGAAGTGACTGATTTGCTGTTTCTTGTGTCCTTCAGATCTTGGGCTTGAGGATGTGCTCCATAGTCATGCTTCATCAGTGGAGTCTGGCTGTGTTCTTGCTGTGCTCACCAGTGACTCTTGACGGGAGACCGGTTCCTGCACTTAGTAGCAGAACGTGAGTTCTCCTTTATATCATTTTGAGGACAATAGAAAAGTTAAGGCAATGTGAAACTTGAAAAATGGAGAGCTGGTTAATATTTCAAAGAACTGAAACAAAGCTTCATGAAAGATTCCTGTTTGGATTAGAAAACCCACATCCATAGTTGATTGATCAGATTAAATAAAGGTACCAGACGTTTTTTCCATTTCAACTCTGTTTTTGTGGGGGGCCTGGTGCTTAGATTAGTCCCGGCTCTCACAGATTTGTTTATGCTGCCATCTGCTGTACTGAGCTGTCCTGGTGAGCTGTCTCTGCTTTCAAGTCTTCTAACTCCACGCGAAAGCTCCATTCAGTGGTGGATCATGAAATTAGAAAGGAAAAAGCTCAGATTTTGTTGGTGCTGACTTGGAAATGAAGGCGTctggtttaattgtttaaatgaTAGTTGCGGAGAAATACAAAGAACATTTCTGTTGTAGATTAAGGGAAAACTGAACCTGAACATGCCGCTCCCCTTTACGATGTGTTCATTAGCTTTAACGCAACCTCCATTGTTTTTCTGGCTCTTCATTTTCCTgcaaaaaacaggaagaggtcAGTGAGCCACGCCCAGCTGATGCACGACAAGGGCCGCTCCTTACAGGAGTTCAAGCGCCGCAtgtggctgcagcagctgctggacgAGGTGCACACCGCCGACGAGCGAGCTCCGCCCGTGCAGAGCCGAGCCCCGATCCAGACCTTCAGTGGGAACGCGCTGCACGAGAAGCCCCCGGGGGCCACCAAGAACCTCCCCACCGGGTTCAGCCCGGACATAGAGGGCCCCAACCTGCCACAGGAGACCAACAAGGCCGTGGCCTACAAGGACCAGCCACTTAAAGGGGCcaccaagaggaaaaaaaaggcgagGTTGGGCCGTCGCAGAGAGAGCGACAAGAAGCGCAGGCGGGCGCGGGCCGTCACAGCCGAGGAGCCGTGAAGGACGCAGCGACCTGGTTAAGAGACTCCCGAAGGCGTTGGGATGGAACTGCACTAAGACACGGACACATAGGCTCAgctggagcggggggggggagctgagagACTCTACTCATGGCTGACTTAGTCACTTCGTATCACGTCCTGGGTTTGTGCTTGTATGATAATGTTTTGCTGAGTTTATATATCTgatcagaatgtttttttttacaaaatatctCCACAACATCTTTTTAGGTCCATATTTATTTTGGAACACCTGTAGGCATCTGTAATTTTGACTTCAAAACAAAGCCATATGTTGTCATCTCTAACCAAACGAGTGCACGAGTATTTATTGCCTGACTATTATGTAACTTCAAAAAATTGGGAGGCCGAGTGGTCTACTTTTTGGTTTGGCTCCATGTTGACTATCGTGAACTTACAGTTACTGTAACACAGGCTGTTCACTGCGTACATCTGTTCAAACCGTTCTGCCATAATTTATTTCACTTTgaaagtgtgtatttattttgtgaatgtaTCATGGTGCTGCTGACTAAATTCCATAATGCACTTTAGTTATATCCTGTACATGTTCTTTTGTGGTTGAGTTCTATTTTGATGTTTCTTTTGGAAGTTTTCTGCTTTCCTTTCCTTACTTAGATCCCCCGTGGACTTGTAACTTATTGGATGCTTCATCAAGTCTACTCTCACCATTTCAtattatagtttatttttatagaaCAAGCCTAAGTCGGGGGCTGTCAGAATCATTTAATGTTCTTCACCATGCACTGAGGGCATTCTGTACATGTTTCCAGTTAATCAAGCATTAAAGGTGTAGCTAATAGAACGTTTTCATTTATGGTGTCTTTATCCTGAAGTCATACGTGGCTCTTTTCAGGTCATCATTGTAGCACCTGCTGACATCAGCTTAGGATTTTACAAATCAAGAGTATTTTATATGCATTTTGGAACTGACTGTGGACAGGCAACCCTATATAAACGGTGCCTGAACATTGCGTTACCATGGTGACACTGACTACTGCAATAAGCCTAATGACAGATTGagataaaatgattaaaagcaaacatttagaTTCCATTCGAGTGATTTTGAACTCGAGCAAATCACAAAACATTGCTTGCATTGCCGTttgtaataatataatacatgttttaataattATACCATAAGATTAATTGGTattgaaaataaatagttaGCCTTGTATTAACCCTATAGACGTCggaaatgtgtttgtatgttaTTTAAGTGTTGTTTGCATCAGGTAAACAGAATACTTTCTGCCCCCTTTGCACCAGACGAAATGGTATTATGGTGATAAACTAAATGCAAGGTTTTATATAACTTAGAGCAAAAACCATACaattatgtaaaacaaaaaagatttatTGCAAATCCATTCCATCTGTAGCAGAGTCAACTGCCTATTTTAAGGTGCTGAACATTTATGAATGATCATCTTATTTATATTATAGTAAAAATACCTGTCTGTCATCATGTCACAGAACCCTCTGTGATCTCTTCAACTATACAGAAGCAGCACATCTTATTTGAAAATTCAACGGTGTTAAAAAGTGTTTCAATGACGACAATTGATTATCTCCTGTTGAGCTACGAATCGATTACTGGGCTAATCATTTGAGCTTTATGGTGCATCAAATTACACAAATGATTTACCACAATGTAGTATAACAAAAACTATGAATTTGAAAGTGAACTAATCTACAGGTCAGTTACCAATTCTCTGCCTAAAATCTCAATCATGAAGTTTCAAtggacaaaaacagaaaagacgAAGCCGGGGGATGAATGGGCCTTTGTTCAATCTCctattttagaaaaataaagttCAAGATTATGGgtcaaaactgtttttttttaaaagcgaaCAGAGCACAACAAAGCTGTTATTGTCCCACTTGAGAACATGTGGCATTTTTAACAGCTGCTGAGTGAATGTCCCGGCCGCTGGTAATGGACGGGTTAGCAGGTGCATCAGCATCAGCTATATCCTGTGCTAAGAGCAGCAGTCTGCACCGTAGGCCATTAGCTGACACAGAGTCATAAATGCTGTGGAAAGCCTGATAAAAACCGCTGCCAGGAGCCTGCAGCTCACACCGAAGAAATCAATCAAAcaacggagagagagacattaatATCTCCggaggaggggagaaacagTCATCGTGATCAATGCAATTGTCATTGTGCAATTGAGTTCATTCACTGGGAATTAaatcccttaaaaaaaagaggctttaaCAGATTAGGAAAGTTCCCAACAAACAGAGACGCAGTCCGGCTCAAACAGACTGATATACTTCCATTAAAGGTTCACTTGTCTTAACTAAAAGATGAAAGATACTCGTACGTACTCTAATGACAGTAACAGAACAGGGAGGTATAGTGCAGCGCTGTTTCCTGAGCAGCTGTTCCGAGGTTGTTTCTCTTTAAACCCAGTCAACCAGAATCAATTTGAGCGAGAGTGGTGTTTGCCTTTCTTCTTTCCACATTCACCTATCACACGTTGTAATGAGTCCTGAGAGGCTGCCACCTCTCCCTTCGTCAGTCCAGTTCAACAGGATGGACGCCAGGGAAATGGAAGTCTACGTGGTGAGGACAGATCCCTCAGGAACATGAACCTGAAGAAACCACTGGAACGACGACGGTGAGTCCAAATGATGGAGAACTGTTACATTTGGCACCATTTTAGTGCAACACACGCCTGTTATAGTGTGGCTGTCAAAATGttaattgaataaaaacatattgCTGTTGCTATatagaacattttttatttttgtaatattgCGGCATGTGTATTTTGGTGGTGGTATGATACATACATATTCATACGTATATTTGTTTTATCACTACAGGTCCACGTTAGCCTTTCAGATGCTATTTAATTCAAccgaaaataataataatttcggCCATACTAGAAATAAAAGTGGCAATATTAAACAGATGTATCTCAGTTCTTTCACTCATAGCACAATGCTTTTGAGCTccaattaattattattttgatgatatttggtcaacaaagatagaaaatactttttgatcATTTTACTTTTTCCTGAGCCCAATATGACAAAATTTGTCTGGCATTCTAAATAATAGTCAAAATCCCCTACAATATGAAGTTCTCCATCATatatgacaaaaaacaacaaaaaaactatccaaaacatgaatgaataaatgcttGTCTTTGTTCTCATATTTGAAAGGTGATCAAGTCAAGTCAGTGACAACATGGCTGTCCCTAACCCCTACGTGCTGATCTTTGCCTGCACCTGTGGCGTGATCCTGGGCATCGGGCTCTGCGCCAACCTGCTGGTCTTCTCCCTGTTTGCAAAGTACAACACGTTGCGCAAGAACCGACTCGACGTCCTCCTGCTCAGCATGACCCTGGCCGACTTCCTCACCCTCCTGCTCATCCCCTTCACCCTGCACTCCGCCGTCAGTCACTCGTGGCCCCTGGGCGACACGTCCTGCAAGGTTTACCAGTTCCTGCTGGCCTTCAGCCTGGCGGCCAGCACCTACTCGCTGTGCGCAGTGTCCATGGCCCGCGCCATGATCATCACCAACCCCTACCAGCCGCCAACCATGGACCTGGTCGTCCTCATGTTTGTCCTGGTCTGGGCCCTCAGCTTCTTCATCAGCCTGCCGCTGCGTATGTTCGCCACCAAAGAGAGCCTCGGCCCGAGCCTGGCCAACTTCACCTTCTGCCTGCCGACCATTCACGAGCACCACTACCAAGTGGTGCTCAGCCAGTTCGTCCTGTACTACTTTGTTCCGATGCTAGTCATCGCCTTCAACTACGTCCGGCTGGCTCTTTTTCTCCACAAGAGCCCCGTGATGACGGCGTCCAGCGCCAGGAACACCCGCCGGGCCTCCATCATGGTGTTCCTGGCCGCCACGACCTTCTCTGTGTGCTGGCTGCCGGGTTACGTGCTGGAGCTGTGTCTGTACCTGGGGCGGTATCGCCACGGACAGGCCTGGGAGACGTTTTACTTCATCTGCACCGTGCTGCAGTACCTGCACCCGTGCGTCAACCCGGTGCTCTACGTGCTGCTGTCGAAGCGCTACCGCCACAGGAGGGCAGCCTGGCtcttcagctgcagcaggaacagaGTGGAGCCACAGGTCATCAGCCTCACCACAGACAGCCTTTAAGATACAGCGGATCAATGAGTTGGTGGCATTTAGGGACACTctattatatttattgtttcTACAAATCAACTGCTTTTGTTCAAAATGGTGTTTTTGCGATTACATTCTGATTTGGCCCTACTTATTTGAGGTATAAATGTGGTAATTAGAAGACAGGATTTCTTTTATATGTTCATTTACTGCCAAATGCCACAAAAAACGGTCAATTTTAGAACtcaatctgtgtttttttaaactagtaCTAAGTGTTATTGCTTTGAAAAACGTTGCTGCCGCAGATCCTTCCGTCCCTTAGATTTTCTTGTTCagtcattttcttattttacaaaaaaaaatgtaaggtttgtttcttttattcaaaCACCATCATTATTACAGGCAGTTCCTAAATCGAAGATCTGATTGGAATTCTGTGTGGAGCTTTTCTaagaaatggttttattttactgagaCAACCTCTGCTGCATAACTTTTGGTTTACTAAAATGCATTGACCTTTTTTGAATAACtacaattacaaaaagtactAATGCATGAATATTTTCTTAACATGATTCctcttttaatgtatttttctcattattAGGAACGCTTTGCCAATGTTTGCATTTCAAGGGAAAACACTAGTCGTGTCTCGTCTTTTCACTTTTTTGCTGACATTTACAAAATATGTGAGGCACGTTTGTGCCTTCACAGGTGCCACCAATAAGAAATCCTGGACATTTACGCTTCGTAACAGGATAGCAGGCCTATCTGACGTGTTAACTTACTGTAATAAAAGGTGTGGGTCTACTGACATATTCCTACTCCCCAGTAAAGTTGGTCTCCGTTTCTTTAACAGCTATTTCATGCCAAACGGTACGTTTACATTGCAGTGTTCCATCACAGACGAAGGTCTAAGCgcaacaaccacaaaaaaaaactgaatatgCTCACATGACGATTAAACTTTCACCGGTTGAGTACTTCATCTATCAAGCAACGACAAATCATTCAGTAAGTTTACCCACCGTGGCAGTGGATGGTCGTTAAATATGATCCACCTTAACTAGTCACAATAAACCATGGGCAACATGCAGCCTTCATATAATTATACTGAGCCATCAAAAACGACGCTGGTCAGAATGTCCGCACTCCCACCTCTCACAGTGTGATCGTAATTGTTTCAGAGTGTTATAGAATGCAAGAACatacatataaaataaagaTACGGTGATGGACAATCAGAAAAATTAACAATTTCAGTGGAATAACTgtaaatgtattgttgtattCAGCTATAATTCACAGACTGAGTGTTGTTATTTTGTTCAGATATTTCCCCTAAATACAGTTGTACTGTCCTTAGGTGGTGCTCTTGTCAACACGGGttacaaatgttttcttttgttatatttttgcAGTTATTCCCAATAGCCAAATATAATattcttttctgttttgataCAGAGCTCGACGGGACACGAGACGACACCACCCGTTCAGATATTGATGTCCATGACATGCTTATATAATAAACATTAGCAAAATAGCATAAATGACACCTTACAAACCCTAAGTGTTTTAGGGATTCTTTATTTAGCTTGACCCTCGAGGACCTTCTGTCCCCCGGGTGGATCGACGGTGACACCGCTGGCTTCACTGTGCCATTCTTTGCTCACCAGCAACACGCACTTGACttcccgctttttttttttcttcttccctccggCAGCTACTCGCCTAAAGGTCGGACGTGGACGGGAAGGAGGCGCTGGGCGAGTGTTGTTGTTACCCAGAAAGCAGACATATTGGGCAGAGGGAACATGCAGTCTGGCTGGAGTTCAGGCGGCCGCTGCAGTAATGGGAGACAACCTGCCACTCCCCGTGTCAGTTAGGCCGCCTGACTTTTGACCTTTCTCTCTGGCGTAGGGCAGCTGGCTCCACTCGTACCGACCGTCATGTGTATACCATCAGCATGCCGGGTACGGCGAAGCAGTAAAGAGCTTTAAGTGAACTGAATGTACTTCAGAGTACAGCAGCTGCACTGAACAAAGCAGGATTatccataaaaaataaaagcaaacattAGTTTCGTTGCTTTGTGAATTGTCACCTCACTgtaattatatttattgttttgtcttttgtcaccTGTGCAATAATCATCGTATTATATGTAACTTTCGGTTGAATTAtaaaaatcaatcaatatttTTCTCATATCTAATATGTGATAGCTAATACTCACAGTCAATGCTCACCATTCCCCTATCTAAGTTAACTCATTTTTAATGATCATGCAGCATTTCCTGCTCGTCACAGGTGCTCCACCAGCTTATTATTTAGCAATAACCATGTGATGTTTCCTGAGTGATCAACGCATCCACCTATTATCTTCTAATACTGTTGCTGCTCTCTCATTTGCAACAGGTCCACTGGTAATAattgatgtaaataaaacatcatCACGTCACGTTATACTGACACATCTGGAGGGAATTTTAAGGTGATGGGCAGAGGAAATGTCTTTTATTGCAGATGTCTTCTGGTAATATAGGTGATATCGTAATGAGAAGAGAAACATCAGACAAATGCCTTTTTTTGCCTGGTCACAAGTCATCTACTACATGAAGCAGCATTCTGAGATGGATCAACATTCCTTAAAATAACCATCACCTCACTTCCTTGTGCAGCATTATAATGTATAATCAGATATGCAAACGTATAGAGTGTAATCTCTGTCACTAATTTTGGTACAGCTTAAATGGGCTGTTGCTCATTGAAGAGTGTACATAGTATATTTAAAGCACAAACATGCTTCCTGTTTTGGTTCTTCAGTATAGTAAAGCAAGTTAAAGTTAATGCTACCAGGAGTTGTTTTTCTATCTTGCTAAGAGATCAAGCTTCTTTAAGATAAACAACTAGGCAATTGTTTGCTAGCAACCTAATATGGACATTAAAAAAGATATGAACCAGTGGCACTTTATCTCAAAGAAATTATCCTATCAAATAGTAAAAAAAGCTTTGACAACTatacaaacatatttttattaGTGAAGAGTATAAATAcgtttcatttagtttgaaaagATCATTCTCTTTTCCTGTCTTTCTTTAAGTGCACTACGTCTAGTGGTTGAGCCAAATGATCATTTCATGTTAACTAATGCATCTTTATTGACCTACTGTACCTATATATTACCTTTAACCAATGAATTAGAAAATTACCACGTTAGCAACATCAACACTACACAGTACCATTCAGTCACAGATGCATGTTACGCCGTTGTACAGTAAAGGCTGACTCAATTTTGTGAATTCTCCAGAGACCTTGACACAGTACTCGAGTCAAGCAACGCACATAGCTGACAGAAAATAGTTGTGGCTACATACTGTAAGATCAGAGGGCTCTTGCCATGAGCTAACCATTCCATGTGCCATATAGGCGAGTGTTGAAGCAGTGCGGCCTGTTTATTTATAGCAGTCTAAGGTTCCACAGCAGACGGTTGCTCTTTGAGCTGGATTCAATTACAGCTCTGGTGAAAGCTGAAAATACAGCATCTAGAAGAACATCATTTCTTGATATGAATCTTTAATGTGCTGGATTCACGTTGTTGAAGCACATGGTGTTGAAGTTTTCTACAGAGGAATACAGTTTGCAAAATTAAGCAATAGTTCCAACATTCATGTTGGTTTCTTATTTCCGTTCTTATCACCGTTTTCTTTGATATGGATATGGATGTAGAACAAAATGTATGATACGTAACAACTATGATGGCAATGGCATCCTCCATTATAAGGCATGTGTCATCTTCCCAAAACCAGTTAAACCGTGCATGGGGAATCCACAAATCCTCTGTGCCCACAAGCCAACGGTTAAATACaccatgaaaaaacaacaaaaaagagcgAGTGAGTCTCCCACCAGCAACAATggagaataaataataataataatttaaacttCAGCACTTCAGCCAACAAATCCACCCCATGTCCTTTGAACTATTGCTGTTTGAGATCACAAGGAGGGGGAATTGATGAGCAGGCACAAGTATTTGTTGAGAAACGCTGTCAGACAGTCAGCAGCGGCCTCAGCGTGACCCGAGAACACGGTTCAGCCGTCTGTTTACGTTGTAAAGCTCACTCTGACATGTAGGAACATGGCAGgtgaactacaaaaaaaaaaaaaaaatgtttgagttAACACTGAGTAAACTTCTGAGCTGGTGAACAAGTGAGGCCTTGTGAGTGAAAGCGTAAACATGGTTCTTCctgtaaagaaaataatttaaaaaaggaaaaaaaaacgtgcgcTTGCTTCGACTGAAATTATTTGTACAGGCGGAAAGTTCTAGGATGATTTGGCTGTAGAGTCTGCTGAGAAAAGAGACCAGTCAGGATGCTTAGTAGAGCATGAAAATCTGTTTCACATCCGAAGGAGACGAGTTACTGTCTGTGACAGCATTGGCATTAATATGTTAGCAACAATCAAGCTGATGTAAAAGTCACCAGCATCACCAGCTTCATTTGGTGCTTATAGCTTTTCATCACGCATGTAAAAGACGACAGGACATCGTTTCATGTGAGGTTTAACGGGGATGTGAATGGGTGGTGTAAGTGACACATTTAGCACATTGGAAAACTTCTTTTGTGGAGCTTATTGACTGAAGCTCTAATTGGTGTCATGGACGCAGTCATTCAAGCGCTGACTGAAAGCAGCACGAGGGAGCAGGGCGGCTACTAGTGATTATATTATATGCCATTGGTTCATTTATGTATTACTTCACAGAGGCTGAAAATGTTTCTCTACACTCCAGAACCCAAAgatattcaatttaaaatgatttaaaaatcaGCAAGTCCTCCCATTTGAGATGGCCTAACAAATGACTTTAATATATGCATGCATCCAGGTGTATTGTTAAATCTTTCACAGCACATTGAGAATGACGAGGTGTTACACACATAAACTGACACTGGTCGAGTTTGAATCGGAGAAGAAGGGAGTCTGAGAGCAAAGATGATTCACCTTTGTGGCCTTTGAAGTCAACCTGTAATTAATAACCCGTGTGCGGCCCTCCTGTGAACAGATCCGCCCTGACAACGTCtactaaaaaaggaaaaggctcaATCAAAGATTGAAATGCTGATCCCAAGTAGGCGTGGTACTGGACACGCAGAGGTAATTCCAAGGAACCCTGCCCTCCGGATCCGAGGAATCCAGTTTCCTATTTCGCCGCTTGCCGTGTTGGCGATCGGCAAAAACACGAATGTCAAGATGACAGCAGGCTAAAACTGGTGGATATCAAAAGTCAGGAACTGGCGAGGAGGTCGGCCCGCGGTGTCCACTTTCTACGCTGTGGGTCCCGGCTTCAGACACCTCGGGGCGAAGGGGAGACTTGCAGGGCGCGTGATGAGGATGGCAGAAACACAGCGTAGGGCTCATGAGGCAAAAAACGTTCACACTATTAAATTAGATTCAGCCCCACGTGCTGCTCACGCCTCAGCCATACGTACGTGGCTTTTGAGTGAAGACTAAAATGTATGCAGTGCACCATATGAAGTTTGTTGATTGCGTCTGATTGCATCATCAGAACCCATTGGCTATTGACGATTGAGTTAACGGTTCACTTGCAAATTAAGAGCCGTGGGTTCCCAGACGGCAACTTGGCCAATGCATTCCACCTACTTGGCTTCCACCTGGTACGGTTTACCTGCATTCAAAACAGAGTCCACTCTAACGCGATCGGTCGGTACCACTCAGACCACAAGAAGAACAACAAGAGCGCTTCGGACATCAGGAATCTAAACATTCAGATAGCTGTTGTCCCATTGCTGCACGGTGACATCAAAACATACTTAAAAAGGGCCCGAAGAAACTATGCGTTGATGCTCTGGTTGATGTATTTATTGGTCTACATTAGCTAACTGAAGATGGTTTGTATCTGTCAATGTGTCAGCTGATAAGTAATAATAAATTGCTGAATAAACAAGGAAAATCCCTTTTATATTCAAGGTTACAAATCTTCTCAAAAGCACAAATCAATTTTGCTGCATTGATGATGACAACGTGATCTGATCAgcaattaactttttttttgtaaacaaagtCGAGTGTGGCCTAGTGTCTGAAGGGTAGAAAGGGGCTGAATTAGTTGAAAACGTAatacttttaaatgtttgtattaCTTACCATAATTTCAAAAGCATTTTATGTATGCAGCGCTTCACCACGATGTAACGAGTGAATAAAATCTCTaatttaaacacacactcagacacacgcacacagcataTTGCCCCGGTAGGATGATGTAACATACAGTAGCTGTGTAGAAGTCATTTAACTTGTCAATCCCTAAATCACTGCTCATTGAGAAACTACACACCTCAAATCttcatttgtttgcatgttaTTTGGAAAGAAAAGTCGGATCCTTTATTAATAATGTACTTCGTCTGTAGAGTTAATGTAAAGCCTCTTAAATCAGAGGCGTCTAGATGTGGCTCAACCTTTATAGACTCGTTCCAGCGGCTGAGACGCTGTCATCACGAGCCCAACAGAGCATACGTCAGACCCGCTCAAATGCCCCTCTTTCAATTTGAGCAGAGTAGTTGGCACTAGATTCGATGTGCTCCGAAGGAGCTGTTGACTGGCACTGCTGACCTTCTAAAAACTCCTCTTTCAAtttattacaaacacacacacacacacgctcatacaCCAACGATATGCGCACATGCATTCATTCACCAATCTAACCCAAATACACACTGACAGAAATACACACGCTAAATATTTATAAAGCACCGCTGTGATGACCTCACGTCTGTGATGACATAGGAAGGAACCTCCTTTTGTCtatttttagaaaaaacaagCTAAAGAGGAAGAATTCCTCAAAGTGTTAAGAATCACTGActttaaaggaaaaacattatTGTCTTTTCTACTCTCTGAGCTTAAAACAGTAGATCGCtgagggtgagaagctcagccattcgcgaggagctcggagtagagccgctgctcctttgcgttgaaaggagccagttgaggcgGTTTGGGCGTCTGGTAAGgactggacgcctcccttgggaggtgttccaggcacggccaactgggaagaggccccggggaagacccaggaccaggtggagagattatatctctgcactggcctgggaacgccttgggatccccccagtcagagctggtagctgtggcccgggaaagggaagtttggggtcctctgctggagctgttgccccagCGACCCGAGTCCCGAGAcaagcggttgaagatgagatgatgagatgaagTTATGCTATCGCAATTGTCAAGTCATAATGACACATGATGTCATTCAAAT
It contains:
- the LOC119196298 gene encoding parathyroid hormone-related protein-like is translated as MGAVQRPPPASACLSACQGLLACPTILGLRMCSIVMLHQWSLAVFLLCSPVTLDGRPVPALSSRTKRSVSHAQLMHDKGRSLQEFKRRMWLQQLLDEVHTADERAPPVQSRAPIQTFSGNALHEKPPGATKNLPTGFSPDIEGPNLPQETNKAVAYKDQPLKGATKRKKKARLGRRRESDKKRRRARAVTAEEP
- the LOC119196438 gene encoding galanin receptor 2a, whose protein sequence is MAVPNPYVLIFACTCGVILGIGLCANLLVFSLFAKYNTLRKNRLDVLLLSMTLADFLTLLLIPFTLHSAVSHSWPLGDTSCKVYQFLLAFSLAASTYSLCAVSMARAMIITNPYQPPTMDLVVLMFVLVWALSFFISLPLRMFATKESLGPSLANFTFCLPTIHEHHYQVVLSQFVLYYFVPMLVIAFNYVRLALFLHKSPVMTASSARNTRRASIMVFLAATTFSVCWLPGYVLELCLYLGRYRHGQAWETFYFICTVLQYLHPCVNPVLYVLLSKRYRHRRAAWLFSCSRNRVEPQVISLTTDSL